The Novipirellula aureliae sequence TCAGCAAGCACAAAGCTTCGGCACGACACTTGCACAACTCCCAACTCCCAACTCCCAACTCCCAACTCCCAACTCCCAACTCCCAACTCCCAACTCCCAACTCCCAACTCCCAACTCCCAGGCAACCCCAATGTCCACCCATGCTGCTCGTTTTCGTAGCCGGAACTACTGGAATTGCGCTGCTGCGGTTTTCCAAGAATGGTTACGTGAACCGACTCAAGTCGCATCGGTCGTCCCCAGTTCACCGGTTTTGCTGAATCAAATTGTCGACCGCGATTGTATCAAGACCGCGTCATCGATCATCGATCTTGGTCCAGGCACGGGGGGGACGACCGAAGCGATTTTGGATCGCGCAAACGATACATGCCGCGTATTGGCCATCGAAAAGACGGAAGGTTTTATCGAACCGCTTCGTTCGATTGACGACGCACGGTTGACGATCGAGCATGGAGATGTGATCGAACTCGAGCGAATCTTGTTGGCTCACGACGTCCGTTCACCCGACGTGATCCTCTCGGGCATCCCTTTCTCATCGCTCTCCCCCGATGCCGCTGCTTCGATCATGCAATCGATTCACCGCGTACTTGCCAGCGACGGGACCTTCATCGCCTATCAATTACGAAACGACGTAGCCCGCTACGCTGAGAAGCATTTCGGAACCCCCGAATCGACTGAAATGGTTTGGTTAAACATCCCACCGCTAACGATCTACACATGGCGAAAAAACGGCCCCTATTGATTCATGTGCCGTTGTGGCACAATTTTCCTTACCTGGAATGAGAACCAGGATCGATCGGAGTGGATCTTGTTGAATCACTCGTCGTGCGGCAAGGTCTCGTTTTTGGGTACTGGACGAGGTAACGAGTCCTTGGGGACCGCGGTGCTGTCAGGGACTCGTAACCTCGTCCACTACGACCAACCCTAATTTTCAATCTGGACAAAGCACTCGCAACTGGCAACTCAAAACGTTTCGGGATAGATCACCAACTCGATGCGGCGGTTGGCGGCGCGGCCCGCGGCAGAGGTGTTTGGTTGGCGAGGATTGTTGGCGCCTTGTGCGACCGTGAATAACTGCTGGGCTGGCATCCCTGCTCGCCGTGTTAGCAGTTCCAAGACCGCAGCAGACTGACCCGCAGCCAATTGGTGACTCGTTGCAACTTGGCCTCCGTACAGCGGCGAATCGTCGGTATAACCTTCCACTCCAATGCGTTGGTTTGGAAAGATCGCGCGAAGTTGTGCGGCAATCGGGTCGATCGTCGATGCAGCTTGCGGCAATAATTGGGTCGTTCCAGGTTGGAACAATTGGTCGGCGGGTACGACGATGCGAATCACGTCACCATTTTTTTCGACCGGGATCCCCCCCAGATTTAACCGACCGGCCAATTGTGCTAAGTCCGTGTTTGGCCGAATGGTTGCGCCACCACGCATCTGGGTCGACGCCTGATAACCGCGAACCTGGCTTTCAGCTTGCTTGGCTGCGATCGCCGTTGACTCGAATTGGCGTGTCGTGTCGGATAACTGCTTTCGGACCAGCCCTAATTCTTCTCGATAAACTTGAGCTTGTTGTTCGCTTTGTGCCAATTGAGTGTGCAATTGACGATTATTGTCGTCTAGCAATTGCACACGCCGACTCAGCTCTGCGATGCGAGCATCGGAAGGTTGAACCGCAGCGGTTTGCGGCGTCTGCCAAGGACTGGCACCATTCGTGTTGGCTAAGTACGGATTTTGGTTGCAGCCAACGAGCAACGAGCCGACGAAGATCGATGCAATGCCAACGAACGACTTCACCCCCGTCAGCGGGAAGCTGCGGATTGGCGTGATGTTCGCGGGACGGATGGATCGTCGCATTGCTCTATACTCTTGATTCACTTCAGAAAACGGACGGTTTCATCTTTCACAAGATCCACTACTAAAACCTCGCTGACGGTAAAAAGATTTCGTCTACCACCGCAAGAGCAAAAATCGAGGCTCTTGAAGGAGGGAAGGAGTGAAGGAGTGAAGGAGGGAAGGAGGGAAGGAGGGAAGGGGTGAGCCTTGATTTGCCGTGAATTGGATTTCTGATTGCGATTTGCTATCTACCCCACCGCACCTAACAGCCCCCCGAGGCTAGAAAAGAACTTTGCGATGAATGACTGTCGCGACCGAAAACTCGAGTATCAAGCGAGGCAAAACCGGATACAAGAGCAAGGATTCAAAGCGCTAGCCCGGATTATTCACGAGACACCAAACAAAAAGGGCCTTTCTTGCGTCTAAGTGTTTAACAACAAAGCACTTTCGACAAACAAGGAAGACCCTTCATGAGTTTACAGTCTGCGCAGCAATTTGTCTTGGGCTTTTG is a genomic window containing:
- a CDS encoding class I SAM-dependent methyltransferase, coding for MSTHAARFRSRNYWNCAAAVFQEWLREPTQVASVVPSSPVLLNQIVDRDCIKTASSIIDLGPGTGGTTEAILDRANDTCRVLAIEKTEGFIEPLRSIDDARLTIEHGDVIELERILLAHDVRSPDVILSGIPFSSLSPDAAASIMQSIHRVLASDGTFIAYQLRNDVARYAEKHFGTPESTEMVWLNIPPLTIYTWRKNGPY
- a CDS encoding OmpA/MotB family protein; this encodes MRRSIRPANITPIRSFPLTGVKSFVGIASIFVGSLLVGCNQNPYLANTNGASPWQTPQTAAVQPSDARIAELSRRVQLLDDNNRQLHTQLAQSEQQAQVYREELGLVRKQLSDTTRQFESTAIAAKQAESQVRGYQASTQMRGGATIRPNTDLAQLAGRLNLGGIPVEKNGDVIRIVVPADQLFQPGTTQLLPQAASTIDPIAAQLRAIFPNQRIGVEGYTDDSPLYGGQVATSHQLAAGQSAAVLELLTRRAGMPAQQLFTVAQGANNPRQPNTSAAGRAANRRIELVIYPETF